In bacterium, the following are encoded in one genomic region:
- the rplD gene encoding 50S ribosomal protein L4 has translation MKIEVKNIKGEATGRSVELPKDIFGIEPSEHAVYVAVTHELSNKRHGTHSTLEKSEVSGTTKKPWKQKGTGGARSGSVKTPLWPGGGIVFGPHPHLYKKDTNVKLKRLARKSVLSIKASENRIVVVEDFHTLCADLPKTKEVYGVLNNLQLTGEVTVDNGKRTKPFQKVLVLVDKTGLVKDEKSAKVYENFRKSCRNIPGLKVGVVNNVSTYELMNADTILFHESAIKNVNAAFGAAE, from the coding sequence ATGAAGATTGAAGTCAAAAATATCAAAGGCGAAGCGACCGGTCGCAGCGTCGAATTACCGAAAGATATTTTCGGAATCGAACCTAGCGAACATGCGGTGTATGTTGCCGTGACGCACGAACTTTCGAATAAACGTCATGGTACACATAGCACGCTTGAAAAATCGGAAGTTTCCGGTACCACCAAAAAGCCGTGGAAACAAAAAGGTACGGGCGGCGCCCGCTCCGGTTCCGTCAAAACTCCGCTTTGGCCGGGCGGCGGTATCGTATTCGGTCCGCATCCGCACCTTTATAAAAAAGACACCAATGTCAAACTCAAACGTTTGGCTCGTAAGAGTGTATTGAGCATCAAAGCATCGGAAAACCGCATTGTGGTGGTTGAAGATTTTCACACCCTTTGTGCCGATCTTCCGAAGACCAAAGAAGTCTATGGCGTTTTAAATAATCTGCAATTGACGGGTGAAGTGACCGTAGATAACGGTAAACGTACTAAACCGTTTCAAAAAGTACTCGTGCTTGTTGATAAAACAGGCCTTGTCAAAGATGAAAAAAGCGCTAAGGTGTACGAAAACTTCCGCAAATCATGCCGTAATATTCCCGGACTTAAAGTTGGCGTGGTGAACAATGTTTCGACGTACGAACTGATGAATGCGGATACCATTCTTTTTCACGAGAGTGCGATCAAAAATGTCAATGCCGCATTCGGCGCTGCAGAATAA
- the rplW gene encoding 50S ribosomal protein L23 — MNITQINKILIRPVITEKMTILQDKKKRNGEPLNQYGFIVEKTATKTDIKKAIEKHFNVKVKSVRTVNVEGKSSVRYTKRGFVQGKRADRKKAIVTLAKDNKIEFVEGA, encoded by the coding sequence ATGAATATCACGCAAATCAACAAAATCCTGATTCGTCCGGTGATTACCGAGAAGATGACGATTCTGCAGGACAAAAAGAAACGTAACGGCGAACCGTTGAACCAATACGGCTTCATCGTCGAAAAAACCGCTACGAAAACCGATATCAAAAAAGCGATCGAAAAACATTTTAACGTCAAAGTGAAATCCGTTCGTACGGTCAACGTCGAAGGAAAGAGCAGCGTACGTTATACCAAACGCGGTTTTGTCCAAGGCAAACGTGCCGATCGTAAAAAAGCGATAGTAACATTGGCCAAAGACAACAAAATCGAATTTGTCGAAGGCGCGTAA